A stretch of the Mycobacterium shigaense genome encodes the following:
- the sufB gene encoding Fe-S cluster assembly protein SufB, translated as MTLTPEATKATAPLTQEEAIESLGKYGYGWADSDIAGASAQRGLSEAVVRDISAKKNEPEWMLQTRLKALRIFDRKPMPHWGSNLEGIDFDNIKYFVRSTEKQAASWEDLPEDIRNTYDRLGIPEAEKQRLVAGVAAQYESEVVYHQIREDLESQGVIFLDTDSGLREHPEIFQQYFGSVIPAGDNKFSALNTAVWSGGSFIYVPPGVHVDIPLQAYFRINTENMGQFERTLIIVDEGAYVHYVEGCTAPIYKSDSLHSAVVEIIVKPGGRCRYTTIQNWSNNVYNLVTKRARAEAGATMEWVDGNIGSKVTMKYPAVWMTGEYAKGEVLSVAFAGEGQHQDTGAKMLHLAPNTSSNIVSKSVARGGGRASYRGLVQVNKGAHGSRSSVKCDALLVDTVSRSDTYPYVDIREDDVTMGHEATVSKVSEDQLFYLMSRGMTEDEAMAMVVRGFVEPIAKELPMEYALELNRLIELQMEGAVG; from the coding sequence ATGACACTCACGCCAGAAGCCACGAAGGCTACAGCGCCCCTGACCCAGGAAGAGGCGATCGAGTCGCTGGGCAAATACGGCTACGGCTGGGCCGACTCCGACATCGCGGGCGCCAGCGCGCAGCGCGGTCTGTCCGAAGCGGTCGTGCGTGACATCTCCGCGAAGAAGAACGAGCCCGAATGGATGCTTCAGACCAGGCTCAAGGCGCTGCGGATCTTCGACCGCAAGCCGATGCCACACTGGGGCTCCAACCTCGAGGGCATCGACTTCGACAACATCAAGTACTTCGTGCGCTCCACCGAGAAGCAGGCGGCCTCCTGGGAAGACCTGCCCGAGGACATCCGCAACACCTATGACCGGCTGGGCATCCCGGAGGCGGAGAAGCAGCGCCTGGTCGCCGGTGTCGCCGCACAGTACGAGTCCGAGGTGGTCTACCACCAGATCCGCGAGGACCTGGAGAGCCAGGGCGTCATCTTCCTCGACACCGACAGCGGCCTGCGGGAACATCCGGAGATCTTCCAGCAGTACTTCGGCAGCGTGATCCCGGCCGGGGACAACAAGTTCTCCGCGCTGAATACCGCCGTGTGGTCGGGTGGTTCGTTCATCTACGTCCCGCCGGGCGTGCACGTCGACATCCCGCTGCAGGCCTATTTCCGGATCAACACCGAGAACATGGGCCAGTTCGAGCGAACGCTGATCATCGTCGACGAGGGCGCCTACGTGCACTACGTCGAGGGCTGTACCGCGCCGATCTACAAGAGCGACTCGCTGCACTCCGCGGTGGTCGAGATCATCGTGAAGCCCGGCGGCCGTTGCCGCTACACGACCATCCAGAACTGGTCGAACAACGTCTACAACCTGGTGACCAAGCGGGCCCGCGCCGAGGCCGGCGCCACCATGGAGTGGGTCGACGGCAACATCGGGTCGAAGGTGACCATGAAGTACCCGGCTGTCTGGATGACCGGCGAGTACGCCAAGGGTGAGGTGCTGTCGGTGGCGTTCGCCGGCGAGGGCCAGCACCAGGACACCGGCGCCAAGATGCTGCACTTGGCGCCCAACACGTCGAGCAACATCGTCTCCAAGTCGGTGGCGCGCGGCGGCGGGCGGGCGTCCTACCGCGGTCTGGTACAGGTGAACAAGGGTGCCCACGGATCGCGCTCCAGCGTGAAATGCGATGCGCTGCTTGTCGATACGGTCAGCCGCAGCGACACCTACCCGTACGTCGACATCCGCGAGGACGACGTCACGATGGGGCACGAGGCCACCGTATCCAAGGTCAGCGAGGACCAGCTCTTCTACCTGATGAGCCGGGGCATGACCGAGGACGAGGCGATGGCGATGGTGGTGCGCGGCTTCGTCGAGCCGATCGCCAAGGAACTGCCGATGGAGTACGCACTGGAGCTCAACCGACTGATCGAGCTGCAGATGGAAGGCGCGGTCGGCTAG
- the sufD gene encoding Fe-S cluster assembly protein SufD: protein MTNVTEAVEGSALAAANKGELFASFDVDAFEVPSGRDEIWRFTPLRRLRGLHDGSAPATGNAAIEVTERPGVTVETVRRGDERLGQAGVPADRVAAQAFSSFNSATVVTVARDTEVAEPIEIAVTGPGEGAVAYGHLQIRVEELARAIVVVDLRGSGTYADNVEIIVGDAAAVGVIWIADWADDMVHVSAHHARLAKDSVLGHVNVTLGGNLVRTSTMVRFTAPGGEAQLLGTYFADDGQHFESRLLVDHAQPNCRSDVLYKGALQADPESDRPDAHTVWVGDVLIRAEATGTDTFEANRNLLLTDGARADSVPNLEIETGEIVGAGHASATGRFDDEQVFYLQARGIPEDQARRLIVRGFFGEIIQKIAVAAVRERLTEAIEHELELTEGIRN from the coding sequence GTGACGAACGTGACTGAGGCGGTTGAGGGTTCGGCCCTCGCTGCTGCCAACAAGGGCGAGCTGTTCGCGTCCTTCGACGTGGACGCGTTCGAGGTGCCCAGTGGGCGCGACGAGATCTGGCGGTTCACCCCGCTGCGCCGGTTGCGCGGCCTGCACGACGGGTCCGCCCCCGCGACGGGCAACGCCGCGATCGAGGTGACCGAACGCCCGGGCGTGACGGTGGAGACCGTGCGCCGCGGCGACGAGCGGCTGGGTCAGGCCGGCGTTCCCGCGGATCGGGTTGCGGCACAGGCATTCTCGTCGTTCAACTCCGCAACGGTGGTGACCGTGGCCCGCGACACCGAGGTGGCCGAGCCCATCGAGATCGCCGTCACCGGCCCCGGCGAGGGTGCGGTTGCCTACGGGCACCTGCAGATCCGCGTCGAGGAACTTGCGCGCGCCATCGTCGTCGTCGACCTGCGCGGCAGCGGTACCTACGCCGACAACGTCGAGATCATCGTCGGCGACGCGGCCGCCGTCGGGGTGATCTGGATCGCCGACTGGGCCGACGACATGGTCCACGTCAGCGCGCATCATGCGCGGCTGGCCAAGGATTCGGTGCTCGGCCACGTCAACGTGACGCTCGGCGGCAATCTGGTGCGGACGTCGACGATGGTGCGCTTCACCGCACCCGGCGGCGAAGCCCAGCTGCTCGGCACCTATTTCGCCGACGACGGCCAGCACTTCGAGTCCCGGCTGCTTGTCGACCACGCACAACCCAACTGCCGCTCGGATGTGCTGTACAAGGGTGCGCTGCAAGCCGATCCGGAATCGGACCGGCCCGATGCGCACACCGTCTGGGTGGGCGACGTGTTGATCCGCGCGGAGGCCACCGGCACGGACACCTTCGAAGCCAACCGCAACCTACTGCTCACCGACGGCGCGCGCGCCGATTCGGTGCCCAACCTCGAGATCGAGACGGGCGAGATTGTCGGTGCCGGGCACGCCAGTGCCACCGGAAGATTCGACGACGAGCAGGTGTTTTACCTGCAGGCCCGGGGCATCCCGGAAGACCAGGCCCGCCGACTGATCGTTCGCGGCTTCTTCGGCGAGATCATCCAGAAGATCGCGGTGGCCGCCGTGCGCGAACGGCTGACCGAGGCCATCGAACACGAACTTGAGTTAACCGAAGGAATCAGGAACTGA
- the sufC gene encoding Fe-S cluster assembly ATPase SufC has translation MTTLEIKDLHVSIAHTNEADAVEILKGVDLTVASGETHALMGPNGSGKSTLSYAIAGHPKYEVTSGSITLDGQDVLAMSVDERARAGLFLAMQYPIEVPGVSMSNFLRTAAAAVRGEAPKLRHWVKEVKAAMDDLGIDPAFSERSVNEGFSGGEKKRHEILQLSLLKPKIAILDETDSGLDVDALRVVSEGVNRYAEAEHGGVLLITHYTRILRYIQPQFVHVFVGGRIVESGGPELADELEEHGYERFVQAASAKA, from the coding sequence ATGACCACGCTCGAAATCAAGGACCTGCACGTCAGCATCGCGCACACCAACGAGGCCGACGCGGTCGAAATCCTCAAGGGCGTCGACCTCACGGTGGCCTCGGGGGAGACGCACGCGCTGATGGGCCCCAACGGCTCGGGCAAGTCCACGCTGTCCTACGCGATCGCCGGGCACCCGAAGTACGAGGTGACCTCCGGCTCAATCACGCTGGACGGCCAGGACGTGCTGGCGATGAGCGTCGACGAGCGGGCCCGGGCCGGCCTGTTCCTGGCCATGCAGTACCCGATCGAGGTGCCGGGCGTGTCGATGTCGAACTTCCTGCGCACCGCCGCGGCGGCGGTGCGCGGTGAGGCGCCGAAGCTGCGGCACTGGGTCAAGGAAGTCAAGGCCGCGATGGACGACCTCGGCATCGATCCCGCGTTCTCCGAACGCAGCGTCAACGAAGGCTTTTCGGGCGGCGAGAAGAAGCGCCACGAGATCCTGCAGCTGTCGCTACTCAAGCCGAAGATCGCGATCCTCGACGAGACCGACTCCGGGCTGGACGTCGACGCGCTGCGGGTGGTCAGCGAGGGCGTGAACCGCTACGCCGAGGCCGAGCACGGCGGTGTCTTGCTGATCACGCACTACACCCGGATCCTGCGCTACATCCAGCCGCAGTTCGTGCACGTGTTCGTCGGCGGCCGAATCGTCGAGTCGGGCGGCCCCGAACTGGCCGACGAGCTCGAAGAGCACGGTTACGAGCGCTTCGTGCAGGCGGCGTCTGCGAAGGCTTAG
- a CDS encoding cysteine desulfurase: protein MTTAANLDLDAIRADFPILKRIMRSGNQLAYLDSGATSQRPLQVLDAEREFLLTSNGAVHRGAHQLMEEATDAYEQGRADIAAFVGADTDEMIFTKNATESLNLVSYALGDKRFDRAVGAGDVIVTTELEHHANIVPWQELARRTGASLRWYSVVPDGPDAGRIDLDSLQLDERVKVVAFSHHSNVTGAVAPVSELVARARAVGALTVLDACQSVPHQPVDFHALDVDFAAFSGHKMLGPNGIGVLYGRRELLGALPPFLTGGSMIETVTMQATTYAAPPQRFEAGTPMTSQVVGLAAAARYLDAVGIAAVEAHERELVAAALEGLAGIDAVRIIGPTAMENRGSPVAFVVDGVHAHDVGQVLDDEGVAVRVGHHCAMPLHRRFGVAATARASFALYNTADEVDRLVSGIRRSLEFFGRA, encoded by the coding sequence ATGACGACAGCAGCGAACCTGGACCTCGACGCGATCCGCGCCGACTTCCCGATACTGAAACGCATCATGCGCAGCGGGAATCAGTTGGCGTACCTGGATTCCGGCGCGACGTCGCAGCGCCCGCTGCAGGTGCTCGACGCCGAGCGGGAATTCCTGCTGACGTCCAATGGCGCCGTGCACCGCGGCGCGCACCAGCTGATGGAAGAGGCCACCGACGCCTACGAGCAGGGCCGCGCCGACATCGCGGCATTCGTCGGCGCCGACACCGACGAAATGATCTTCACCAAGAACGCGACCGAGTCGCTCAACCTGGTGTCGTATGCGCTGGGCGACAAGCGATTCGACCGGGCCGTCGGCGCAGGCGACGTCATCGTCACCACCGAACTCGAGCACCACGCCAACATCGTGCCGTGGCAAGAGCTGGCCCGACGGACCGGGGCGAGCCTGCGCTGGTACTCGGTTGTGCCCGACGGACCCGACGCCGGGAGAATCGACCTGGACTCGCTACAGCTCGACGAGCGCGTCAAAGTCGTTGCGTTCAGCCATCACTCAAATGTCACCGGCGCGGTGGCGCCGGTGAGCGAGCTGGTGGCCCGGGCCAGGGCCGTCGGCGCGCTGACCGTGCTGGACGCCTGCCAGTCGGTACCGCATCAGCCCGTGGACTTTCATGCGCTCGATGTCGACTTCGCTGCCTTCTCCGGCCATAAGATGTTAGGCCCCAACGGAATCGGCGTGCTATACGGTCGCCGGGAGTTACTCGGGGCGCTGCCGCCGTTTCTCACCGGCGGGTCGATGATCGAAACGGTCACGATGCAGGCCACCACGTATGCCGCGCCCCCGCAGCGCTTCGAGGCCGGCACCCCGATGACCTCCCAGGTGGTCGGCCTGGCCGCCGCCGCACGCTATCTCGACGCCGTCGGCATCGCGGCCGTCGAGGCCCACGAACGCGAGCTCGTCGCCGCGGCACTCGAGGGGCTCGCCGGTATCGACGCCGTGCGCATCATCGGGCCGACCGCGATGGAAAACCGCGGTTCGCCAGTGGCTTTCGTCGTCGACGGCGTGCACGCCCACGACGTCGGCCAGGTGCTCGACGACGAGGGCGTCGCGGTGCGGGTCGGGCACCACTGCGCAATGCCGTTGCATCGCCGCTTCGGTGTGGCCGCCACCGCGCGGGCATCGTTCGCGCTGTACAACACGGCTGACGAGGTTGACCGGTTGGTGTCCGGCATTCGGCGATCCCTCGAATTCTTCGGCAGGGCTTGA
- the sufU gene encoding Fe-S cluster assembly sulfur transfer protein SufU — translation MRLEQMYQDVILDHYKHPQHRGLREPFGAQVLHVNPICGDEVTLRVALSDDGETVADVSYDGQGCSISQAATSVLTQQVIGQSVGDALKTVTAFSEMISSRGTIEGDEDVLGDGIAFAGVAKYPARVKCALLGWLAFKDALARASAGAGAGAEKPTDGSDGS, via the coding sequence ATGCGGCTAGAGCAGATGTATCAGGACGTGATCCTCGACCACTACAAGCACCCGCAGCACCGTGGACTGCGAGAACCGTTCGGCGCGCAGGTGCTTCACGTCAACCCGATCTGTGGTGACGAGGTCACGCTGCGGGTGGCACTCTCGGACGACGGCGAGACCGTCGCCGACGTCTCCTATGACGGGCAAGGCTGTTCGATCAGCCAGGCGGCGACCTCGGTGCTCACTCAGCAGGTCATCGGTCAAAGCGTCGGTGACGCGCTGAAGACTGTCACCGCGTTCAGCGAGATGATCTCGTCGCGCGGGACGATCGAAGGCGACGAGGATGTGCTGGGCGACGGCATCGCGTTTGCCGGCGTGGCGAAATACCCGGCCCGCGTGAAGTGCGCGCTGCTGGGGTGGTTGGCGTTCAAAGACGCACTGGCCCGGGCCAGCGCCGGGGCCGGGGCCGGGGCCGAAAAACCTACGGATGGAAGCGACGGATCATGA
- a CDS encoding metal-sulfur cluster assembly factor — MSETSAASDELIFDLEEAMRDVVDPELGINVVDLGLVYGLNVEQGDEGNVALLDMTLTSAACPLTDVIEDQSRTALVGSGLVNDLRINWVWNPPWGPDKITEDGREQLRALGFTV; from the coding sequence ATGAGCGAAACCAGCGCGGCCAGCGACGAGCTGATCTTCGATCTCGAGGAGGCGATGCGCGATGTCGTCGACCCCGAATTGGGCATCAATGTCGTCGATCTGGGACTGGTCTACGGCTTGAACGTCGAACAGGGCGACGAGGGCAACGTCGCGCTGCTCGACATGACGCTGACGTCGGCCGCCTGCCCGCTGACCGATGTCATTGAGGACCAGTCGCGCACCGCGTTGGTCGGCAGCGGGCTGGTCAACGACCTTCGGATCAACTGGGTGTGGAACCCCCCGTGGGGCCCGGACAAGATCACCGAGGACGGGCGCGAACAGTTGCGCGCCCTGGGCTTCACCGTCTAG
- a CDS encoding acyl-CoA dehydrogenase, with amino-acid sequence MGHYIANVRDLEFNLFEVLDVGAVLGEDDYAELDADTVRTILDEAARFAEGPVAESFGFADRNPPVFDPDTHTISVAPELVKTVQAIREAGWWRLSIDEAIGGMAAPAPLAWAVNEMIFCANPSANFFSLGPLMAEALYVEGNEEQKRWAAEGVERGWAATMVLTEPDAGSDVGAGRAKAVAQPDGTWHIEGVKRFISGGDVGDSADNIFHLVLARPEGAGPGTKGLSLFYVPEYLFDPETFELGARNGVFATGLEHKMGIKSSPTCELTFGATDVPAVGYLVGDVHNGIAQMFTVIEHARMTIGVKAAGTLSTGYLNALAFAKERVQGADLTQMADKTAPRVTIIHHPDVRRSLMTQKAYAEGLRALYMYAAAHQDNAVAQRVSGADPKMAHRIDDLLLPVVKGVSSERAYEILTESLQTLGGSGFLQDYPLEQYIRDSKIDSLYEGTTAIQALDLFFRKIVRDRGEALQFVTAQISRTIDTCSEELKPHAELLQTALDDVTAMTGALTGYLMSAGQHPTEIYKVGLGSVRYLLAVGDLIIGWRLLVQAEIARAALKNSPSASDEAFYQGKIATAAFFARNMLPKLTSQRKVIESLDDEIMRLSEDAF; translated from the coding sequence TTGGGCCACTACATCGCTAACGTGCGTGATCTCGAATTCAACCTCTTCGAAGTACTGGATGTCGGCGCCGTTCTCGGCGAAGATGACTACGCCGAACTCGACGCCGACACCGTGCGGACGATCCTGGACGAGGCCGCCCGCTTCGCAGAGGGGCCCGTCGCCGAGTCGTTTGGCTTCGCCGACCGCAATCCACCGGTATTCGATCCGGACACCCACACCATCAGCGTGGCGCCCGAGCTGGTGAAAACCGTGCAGGCGATCCGAGAGGCCGGCTGGTGGCGCCTCAGCATCGACGAGGCGATCGGGGGCATGGCCGCGCCGGCGCCGCTGGCCTGGGCGGTCAACGAGATGATCTTTTGCGCCAATCCCTCCGCGAACTTCTTCAGCCTCGGCCCGCTGATGGCCGAAGCGCTCTACGTCGAGGGCAATGAGGAGCAGAAGCGCTGGGCGGCCGAGGGCGTGGAGCGGGGCTGGGCTGCGACCATGGTGCTCACCGAGCCCGACGCGGGTTCCGACGTCGGGGCGGGCCGAGCCAAGGCCGTCGCACAGCCCGACGGCACTTGGCACATCGAGGGGGTCAAGCGATTCATCTCCGGTGGGGACGTCGGCGACAGCGCCGACAACATCTTCCACCTGGTGCTGGCCCGGCCCGAGGGCGCGGGCCCCGGCACCAAGGGACTGAGCCTGTTCTACGTGCCCGAGTACCTCTTCGATCCCGAGACGTTCGAACTCGGCGCCCGCAACGGCGTTTTCGCCACCGGGCTGGAACACAAGATGGGCATCAAGTCCTCCCCCACGTGCGAGCTGACCTTCGGCGCCACCGATGTGCCCGCCGTCGGCTACCTGGTCGGAGACGTGCACAACGGGATCGCGCAGATGTTCACCGTGATCGAGCACGCCCGAATGACCATCGGCGTCAAGGCGGCCGGCACGCTGTCCACCGGTTACCTCAACGCGCTGGCCTTCGCCAAGGAGCGGGTGCAGGGCGCCGATCTCACGCAGATGGCGGACAAGACCGCACCGCGCGTCACGATCATCCACCACCCCGACGTGCGTCGCAGCCTGATGACGCAGAAGGCCTACGCCGAGGGGCTGCGCGCGTTGTATATGTACGCCGCGGCGCATCAGGATAATGCTGTGGCACAACGTGTTTCGGGTGCCGACCCCAAGATGGCGCACCGCATCGACGATCTGTTGTTGCCGGTCGTCAAAGGCGTCAGCTCCGAACGGGCCTACGAGATCCTGACCGAGTCGCTGCAGACGCTGGGCGGCTCGGGCTTCCTGCAGGACTACCCGCTGGAACAGTACATCCGCGACTCGAAGATCGATTCGCTCTACGAGGGCACCACGGCCATCCAGGCGCTGGACTTGTTCTTCCGCAAGATCGTTCGCGACCGCGGCGAGGCGCTCCAGTTCGTGACGGCACAGATCAGTCGGACCATCGACACCTGCTCAGAGGAGCTGAAACCGCACGCCGAGCTGTTGCAAACCGCGCTCGACGACGTCACGGCGATGACCGGCGCGCTGACCGGCTACCTCATGTCCGCCGGACAGCATCCGACCGAGATCTACAAGGTCGGGCTGGGCTCGGTGCGCTATCTGCTGGCCGTCGGCGACCTGATCATCGGCTGGCGATTGCTGGTGCAGGCCGAAATCGCCCGCGCCGCACTGAAAAACAGTCCTTCGGCGAGCGATGAAGCGTTCTACCAGGGCAAGATCGCCACCGCGGCATTCTTCGCCCGGAACATGCTTCCGAAGCTGACGTCGCAGCGCAAGGTCATCGAATCGCTCGACGACGAGATCATGCGGCTTTCCGAAGACGCCTTCTGA
- the trxA gene encoding thioredoxin, with translation MTTRDLTTEQFNETIEGNDIVLVDFWASWCGPCRQFAPTFQASSEKHPDVVYAKVDTEAEQQLAAAAQIRSIPTLMAFKKGKLVFNQAGALPAPALEDLVQQIKAFDVDAAQAEQA, from the coding sequence GTGACAACACGCGATCTCACCACAGAGCAGTTCAACGAAACCATCGAGGGCAACGACATCGTCCTCGTGGACTTCTGGGCGTCCTGGTGCGGACCATGCCGGCAGTTTGCGCCGACCTTCCAGGCGTCGTCGGAGAAACACCCCGACGTCGTGTACGCCAAGGTCGACACCGAGGCCGAGCAGCAGCTCGCCGCCGCCGCCCAGATCCGGTCCATCCCGACGCTGATGGCGTTCAAGAAGGGCAAGCTGGTGTTCAACCAGGCCGGGGCGTTGCCCGCGCCGGCCCTCGAGGACCTGGTGCAGCAAATCAAGGCCTTCGACGTCGACGCCGCACAGGCCGAGCAAGCCTGA
- a CDS encoding enoyl-CoA hydratase has protein sequence MGARRGPRYRSRVSLVLVEQPRPGVALITLNRPERMNSMAFDVMVPLKEALDKVNYDNSVRVVVLTGAGRGFSSGADHKSAGSVPNVDGLTRPSYALRSMQVLDDVIMTLRRLHQPVIAAVNGAAIGGGLCLALAADIRVASAGAYFRAAGINNGLTASELGLSYLLPRAIGSSRAFEIMLTGRDVTAEEAERIGLVSCQVPEEQLLDTCYAIAARIAAFSRPGIELTKRTLWSGLDAGSLEAHMQAEGLGQLFVRLLTANFEEAVAARSERRPPVFTDDK, from the coding sequence ATAGGCGCACGCCGAGGTCCGCGCTACCGTTCACGGGTGAGTTTGGTACTCGTTGAGCAGCCGCGACCCGGCGTTGCGCTGATAACCCTGAACCGGCCCGAGCGAATGAACTCCATGGCGTTCGACGTCATGGTGCCGCTCAAAGAAGCCCTCGACAAGGTCAACTACGACAATTCGGTGCGGGTGGTGGTGCTGACCGGGGCGGGCCGGGGATTCTCCTCGGGCGCTGACCACAAGTCCGCCGGCTCGGTGCCCAACGTCGACGGGTTGACCCGACCCAGCTATGCACTGCGCTCCATGCAGGTCCTCGACGACGTCATCATGACGCTGCGGCGCCTGCACCAGCCGGTGATCGCGGCGGTCAACGGCGCCGCCATCGGCGGGGGGCTGTGTCTGGCGCTGGCCGCCGACATCCGGGTGGCGTCCGCCGGTGCCTACTTCCGGGCGGCAGGCATCAACAACGGGTTGACGGCCAGCGAACTGGGGCTCAGCTACCTGTTGCCCAGGGCGATCGGCTCGTCGCGGGCGTTCGAGATCATGCTGACGGGCCGTGACGTCACCGCCGAGGAAGCCGAACGTATCGGGCTGGTGTCGTGTCAGGTGCCCGAGGAGCAGCTGCTGGACACCTGCTATGCGATCGCCGCGCGCATCGCCGCCTTCTCCCGGCCCGGGATCGAGTTGACCAAGCGCACACTGTGGAGTGGGCTGGACGCCGGTAGCCTGGAAGCACACATGCAAGCCGAAGGCTTGGGACAGCTTTTCGTCCGATTGCTCACCGCCAACTTCGAAGAAGCGGTCGCCGCGCGCTCCGAGCGCCGGCCCCCGGTGTTCACCGACGACAAGTAA
- a CDS encoding ABC-F family ATP-binding cassette domain-containing protein, translating into MITATDLEVRAGARILLSPDGPDLRIQPGDRIGLVGRNGAGKTTTLRILAGESQPYAGSVSRTGEIGYLPQDPKEGDLDVLARDRVLSARGLDVLLTDLEKQQALMAEVADDDARDRAIRRYGQLEEQFVALGGYTAESEAGRICASLGLPDRILTQQLRTLSGGQRRRVELARILFAASESGAGSSTTLLLDEPTNHLDADSIGWLRTFLQSHTGGLVVISHNVELIADVVNRVWFLDAVRGEVDVYNMGWQKYLDARATDEQRRRRERANAERKAAALRNQAAKLGAKATKAVAAQNMLRRADRMIAALDAERVADKVARIKFPTPAPCGRTPLVAKGLSKSYGSLEVFTGVDLAIDRGSRVVVLGLNGAGKTTLLRLLAGTETPDTGGLEPGHGLRMGYFAQEHDTIDNDATVWENIRHAAPESGEQELRGLLGAFMFSGPQLEQPAGTLSGGEKTRLALAGLVASTANVLLLDEPTNNLDPASREQVLDALRSYQGAVVLVTHDPGAAEALDPQRVVLLPDGTEDYWSAEYRDLIELA; encoded by the coding sequence GTGATCACCGCGACGGACCTTGAGGTCCGCGCCGGCGCGCGCATCCTGCTCTCACCCGACGGTCCCGACCTGCGGATCCAGCCCGGCGACCGCATCGGGCTGGTCGGGCGCAACGGGGCGGGCAAGACCACCACGTTGCGCATCCTGGCGGGCGAGAGCCAGCCGTATGCCGGCTCGGTCAGCCGTACCGGCGAAATCGGTTATCTCCCACAGGATCCCAAAGAGGGTGACCTTGATGTGCTGGCCCGCGACCGGGTGCTGTCGGCCCGCGGGCTCGACGTGCTGCTCACCGATTTGGAGAAGCAGCAGGCGTTGATGGCCGAGGTCGCCGACGACGACGCGCGCGACCGTGCGATCCGCCGGTATGGCCAGCTCGAAGAGCAGTTCGTGGCCTTGGGTGGCTACACGGCCGAAAGCGAAGCCGGCCGCATCTGTGCCAGCCTCGGCCTGCCCGACCGTATCCTCACCCAGCAGCTGCGCACCCTGTCCGGGGGTCAGCGGCGCCGGGTGGAACTGGCGCGAATCCTGTTCGCCGCGTCGGAGTCCGGGGCCGGGTCGTCGACGACACTGCTGCTGGACGAGCCGACCAACCACCTCGACGCGGATTCCATCGGCTGGCTGCGGACGTTCCTGCAATCGCACACCGGCGGGTTGGTGGTGATCAGCCACAACGTCGAACTGATCGCCGACGTCGTCAACCGGGTGTGGTTCCTGGACGCCGTGCGCGGCGAGGTCGACGTCTACAACATGGGCTGGCAGAAGTACCTCGATGCCCGCGCCACCGACGAACAGCGCCGCCGCCGGGAACGCGCCAACGCCGAACGCAAAGCTGCGGCGCTGCGCAACCAGGCCGCCAAGCTGGGCGCCAAGGCCACCAAAGCCGTTGCGGCCCAGAATATGTTGCGCCGTGCCGACCGGATGATCGCCGCTCTCGACGCGGAGCGCGTCGCCGACAAGGTGGCCCGGATCAAGTTCCCGACGCCGGCCCCGTGCGGGCGAACCCCGTTGGTGGCCAAAGGGCTGAGCAAGTCCTACGGGTCGCTCGAGGTATTCACCGGCGTCGATCTGGCCATCGACCGCGGTTCGCGGGTGGTGGTGCTGGGACTCAACGGCGCGGGCAAGACCACGCTGCTGCGGTTGCTGGCCGGCACCGAGACCCCCGACACCGGCGGACTGGAGCCCGGACACGGTTTGCGCATGGGCTATTTCGCGCAGGAGCACGACACCATCGACAACGACGCGACGGTGTGGGAAAACATCCGTCACGCTGCGCCCGAGTCGGGCGAGCAGGAACTGCGCGGCCTGCTCGGCGCGTTCATGTTCAGCGGCCCGCAACTCGAGCAGCCGGCGGGCACGCTGTCCGGCGGGGAGAAGACGCGGCTGGCGCTGGCCGGCCTGGTGGCGTCGACCGCCAACGTGCTGCTGCTCGACGAGCCGACCAACAATCTCGACCCCGCTTCGCGCGAACAGGTTCTCGACGCGTTACGCAGCTACCAGGGTGCGGTGGTGCTGGTGACGCACGACCCCGGGGCGGCCGAGGCCCTCGACCCCCAACGGGTGGTGCTGTTGCCGGACGGCACCGAGGATTACTGGTCCGCCGAATACCGGGATCTCATCGAGCTGGCCTGA
- a CDS encoding helix-turn-helix domain-containing protein, translating into MRKSKKTRDELLLELRSAYERGASIRTLVAATGRSYGSIHSMLVESGTALRGRGGPNHTTRPR; encoded by the coding sequence GTGCGCAAGTCGAAGAAGACCCGCGATGAGTTACTGCTCGAGCTACGCAGCGCCTACGAGCGCGGAGCCAGCATTCGCACGTTAGTCGCCGCCACCGGCAGATCGTATGGCTCGATCCACAGCATGCTGGTCGAATCGGGCACCGCCCTGCGGGGGCGCGGCGGCCCCAACCACACGACGCGTCCCCGTTAG